The genomic interval GCGGTTCGCCAGGCTGCGTTCTTCATCCACGCTCAGCATAGGCAGCTGGTAGGCTGCGCTGATATAGGCGTCAATACTGCCGGTAGGCAGGGTGGACGGAATGGCGAGTTCTTTGCTCATTTAAATACCCAACTGTTTTACTACGGATTGATTTTAGCACTCACTTGCGGCGAGTGCCAATCTTTTTGGCACTCCTGTGATGGGAGTGCCAATTTCCGGGAAAGTTCCTTGGTGATATGTGTAGGGGAGCGTACGACATTCATCACGGCTGAAACCGTTGCTACTACCCTGGTGTGATCAGCAGGGCTCTATTTCACTTAGATGCCGCCCGACGGCGATCCATGAACCGGCCAGCCCGAGCAGGGTACTGCCCGAGATCAGGGTCAGCAGCGTGATCAAATCCATGCCGCTGAGATCGAAACCGCTGTGGTAGAGTCCGGCCAGATGGGCCACCGGATTGTCCAGCAATCCTACCGAGAGTGTCACCATGATCCAGGCGATGATACCGCCGAAGAGTCCATACCAGAGCCCGTTGTAGAGGAAGGGGCGACGGATAAAGGCATCGGTGCCGCCGATCAGCTTGGTGATCTCAATCTCGGCGTGGCGATTCTGGATCTCCAGCCGGATGGTGTTGCCAACGATCAGCAGTACCGCCAGCCCCAGTAGTGACGCCAGCACCAGAACCCCCCGCTGGGCAATTTCGGTGATGGCGTGGAAACGCCGCACCCACTGCAGATCGAGTTGAGCGAATGCCACCCCCTGGAGTTTTTGTAGCTGCTGTAGCAGTACCTCCGCAGCCTCCGGGGTCGACTTGTCACTTTCCGGCTCGATGATCAGGACCACGGGCAGGGGGTTCTCATCCAGGGCATCCAGTGCGCCGGAGAATCCGCTGAGGCTACGAAACTCCTCCAGCGCCTGACCCTTGGAGATTACGTCGACCCGCTTAATCGCCGGGTCCAGCCGCAGCTTTGACGCCATCTTTGCTGCGCTGTCATCGGTTACCTGCTGTTCGAGAAACAGCGAGATACCGGCTGCTCCCTCCCAACTGCCACTCAATGTCTGGACATTATTAAGCAGCAGGTAGAGTCCTGTGG from Candidatus Sedimenticola sp. (ex Thyasira tokunagai) carries:
- the ftsX gene encoding permease-like cell division protein FtsX, whose amino-acid sequence is MSRRKRRKSANINSRRQRRLDIWVLRHLQVLFSSLGRLSRSPLSTLMTSAVIGIALALPTGLYLLLNNVQTLSGSWEGAAGISLFLEQQVTDDSAAKMASKLRLDPAIKRVDVISKGQALEEFRSLSGFSGALDALDENPLPVVLIIEPESDKSTPEAAEVLLQQLQKLQGVAFAQLDLQWVRRFHAITEIAQRGVLVLASLLGLAVLLIVGNTIRLEIQNRHAEIEITKLIGGTDAFIRRPFLYNGLWYGLFGGIIAWIMVTLSVGLLDNPVAHLAGLYHSGFDLSGMDLITLLTLISGSTLLGLAGSWIAVGRHLSEIEPC